In Pseudomonas grandcourensis, the DNA window AACAGCGCGTTCAGCGGGATCCCGGTCTTGCTCAACACACCCATGGATTTTGGCGCGTAGCCGGCACGGGACAGGCTGAACATCATGCGCGTGGTGATGTACAACTGGCTGTTCATCGCTGACAACGCCGCGATCAGGATCACGAAATTCATCACGCCGGTGGCGCCGGGAATGCCGATGGCTTGCATCACCGTGACGAACGGACTCTGGGCATGACCCGCCTGGACCCAAGGCACGATCGCCAGCATCAACGCCAGGGTCAGCAGGTAGAACACCACCAGGCGCACGATAGTCCCGCGAAAGGCTTTCTTGACCGCTTGCTCCGGGTCTTTTGCCTCACCGGCCGCCACCGCGATCATCTCCACGCTCAGGTAGCTGAAGATCGACACGATTACCGCGACCCACATCCCTTGCAGACCATTGGGAAAGAAGCCGCCGTGAGCGGTGTAGTTGTGCACGCCGTATTGCGGATTGCCGGACCCGAACACCACATACACCGCCAGGATGATGAAGCCGACAATCGCGCCGATCTTGATGGTCGAGAACCAGTACTCGAAGGTGCCGAAGGTCTTCACGCTGATGGCATTGAGCACGACCAGCACGCTGGAGAACGAGAGGATCCATATCCACTCCGGCACGTTGGCAAACCAGTACTTCATGTACATCGCCACCGCCGTCACTTCCGTGCCGACCGCGAGCACAATCGCCGCCCAGTAGGCATAGCGCACCAGGAACCCGGCCAGCGGGCTGACATAAAATTCGGCGTAAGCACCGAAGGAACCCGAGGTCGAATGGGCCACGGTCATTTCCGCCAGGCAGCCCATCAGCAGCAAGGTGATGATTGCGCCGATGGCATAGCTGAGCAACACGCTCGGCCCGGCGTAACCGATGGCATAGGCGCTGCCCATGAACAGCCCGGTGCCGATTGCACCGCCAATGGCGATCATGCTCATCTGCCCCGACGTCAATTGACGCCGCAGGCCGTGTTCACGGTTGGATATCGTTTCGAAACCGGAGTTATCGGTCATTTTTATGTCCTCTGGATTTTGTCTTTCTTGAAGAGCACGTCGTGGGTTTAACGGTGGGGATCAGCCACGCACAGCAGGACACGGATCAGAAAATACTCAGTGGATATTCGATGATCACCCGGACTTCGTTGTTGTCCGTGGTGTCGGCGCGGGCGACCTGGGCGGTGGAACGCACACTGGCCTGACGCACGCGAATTGAAAGGTCCCTGGCCTTGCCCGACTGCACGACATAGCGCGCCTCGATGTCGCGCTCCCAGCGCTTGCCGTCATCGCCGTAACGTCCATAGGCGCCATTGGGTCCGCCGTCGTAATGGCTGTCGTCAATGTGGTCACCACTGACGTAACGGGACATGAAGCTCAGGCCCGGCACGCCGAAAGGCGCCATGTCCAGGTCATAACGCAGTTGCCAGGAGCGTTCGTTGGGGGCGTTGAAGTCGAGGACCTGAATCGAGTTGGCGAGGAAAATCGAGGTACCCGGTTGTTGATCGAACCCCAGGTAATCGAACGGCTCATCGCCATCGACCCGCTGGTACGCCAGGGTCAACCGATGGGCGCCGAATTTGTATGCGGTGGACAGTGACCAAGTGGTGTTGTCGATCTTGCCGGCCAGGCTCTGGCCGCTGTCGTTGGTGCGGTAGAGATTGAAATCCAGGTTCAGCGACCGGCCTTCACCAAGGGCATAGGTGTAGTTAGTATTGGCGTAGTACTGGCGCCAGATGTCGGTGAACTGCGAACCGTACAGGCTGACACTCAGTTGATCGCTCAGGGCGTAGCTGCCGCCCAGATAATCGACGCTGCGGGTTTCCACGCCGGCGTACAGCGCTTTAAGCGCGCCATCGGCATTGGTCGAATTACTGTCGTTGCCGGCGGTGAAGTGACCGATGTCCAGTTGCAATGCCTTGAATTCATTGCTGGTCAGCTGAAAGCCGGTGGCAACACTGGTGAACAGTCGCGCATTGCCGGTGCCGAACACCGGGTTGAGCGGTGTCAGGTTGCCGTACTTGAGCTCGGTCTGCGAAATCCGCGCCTTCAACGCACCGCCCGCTTCAGAGTACTCATCCTCGGGACGACCATCGGAATCGACCGGCAGCAAACCCGTGCCCGTGCGTCCCTTGCCACTGTCGAGCTTTAGGCCCAACTGCGCATAGGCATCGACGCCGAACCCCACCGTGCCCTG includes these proteins:
- a CDS encoding amino acid permease, whose translation is MTDNSGFETISNREHGLRRQLTSGQMSMIAIGGAIGTGLFMGSAYAIGYAGPSVLLSYAIGAIITLLLMGCLAEMTVAHSTSGSFGAYAEFYVSPLAGFLVRYAYWAAIVLAVGTEVTAVAMYMKYWFANVPEWIWILSFSSVLVVLNAISVKTFGTFEYWFSTIKIGAIVGFIILAVYVVFGSGNPQYGVHNYTAHGGFFPNGLQGMWVAVIVSIFSYLSVEMIAVAAGEAKDPEQAVKKAFRGTIVRLVVFYLLTLALMLAIVPWVQAGHAQSPFVTVMQAIGIPGATGVMNFVILIAALSAMNSQLYITTRMMFSLSRAGYAPKSMGVLSKTGIPLNALLLSSSGIALATLLNILYPESSFTLMMAISMFGAIFTWFMIFLTHFCFRRFHERNGNRKLSFRMRLFPYSTLLGLVLMGAVMITTYFTEAFKMTLVFGVPFLLVLSIVYGVFFRKTKGVAALSAQSKA
- a CDS encoding OprD family porin — protein: MKLSLWPALPLAISSCLGQMAFAASDNGFVEDSSLTLTNRNFYFYRNNLNNPGGQNYRDEWAHGLMLDYRSGYTQGTVGFGVDAYAQLGLKLDSGKGRTGTGLLPVDSDGRPEDEYSEAGGALKARISQTELKYGNLTPLNPVFGTGNARLFTSVATGFQLTSNEFKALQLDIGHFTAGNDSNSTNADGALKALYAGVETRSVDYLGGSYALSDQLSVSLYGSQFTDIWRQYYANTNYTYALGEGRSLNLDFNLYRTNDSGQSLAGKIDNTTWSLSTAYKFGAHRLTLAYQRVDGDEPFDYLGFDQQPGTSIFLANSIQVLDFNAPNERSWQLRYDLDMAPFGVPGLSFMSRYVSGDHIDDSHYDGGPNGAYGRYGDDGKRWERDIEARYVVQSGKARDLSIRVRQASVRSTAQVARADTTDNNEVRVIIEYPLSIF